Genomic segment of Levilactobacillus namurensis:
TCTAGGCATGTGGCCTTACGGCTCATGCTTTGGAAAACATGGGCTTGTTGAAGAATGTTCACGTATCGAAAGTTTTGATATTGAAAGCCTTGGTCTGAGTGAATTGTCATTCGATATGGTAAATCTGGCCGTTTTGCTAGTAGTCGCTTAAGTGGGCATGTTACGAAGTCGACCGTCGGTTTACGATCAATGGCCCATTCAATAATTTCTCCGTTGTAGAGGTCAATATAAGCCGTAAAGTACGCACGTTCGTTGATAGTTTGCTCACCCCAACGAACCTCAGTCACATCGGTAACGACCTTTTGAAATGGTCGATCCGTCTTGAAACGACGTTGTAAACGATTATGGGCAATTTTACCAACGGTTCCTTTATAAGAATTGTATTTCTTGGTGCGCCGATTAAACGCCTGACATAGTAGGTTATTTTCACGCATGATACGAAGTACGGCTTTATGATTTGCCTGGATTCCTTTATTTTTAAGAGCCAGAGTGACTGTTCGATATCCATAGTCTGGATTATTTAAACGAATACTTCTAATCTCATCAACTAACGTTGATGAGTTCGTTTGATATTTCCGATGACGAGCATCATGATAACTGCTACTCGACATTCTTACTGCCTTCAAAACCGCAACTAATTTAACATTGAATTTGCGCCTTAGCTCAGTAATTAGCTGGGCTTTCTCTTGGTTTGAGATTTTTTCTGTGCCAAGGCTTCGAGTTTTTCCAAGTAGGCTACCCGTATCCGCAGGAGTTCATTTTCTTCCTGAAGTTGCTTCAAGGTTTTAGATTGCTTAGCTTTATCTGTCATTTTTAAAGACCGTCCTTTGAATGGCTTAAGACGTCCCTCAATCAGCTTTCGTTCCCAATCCCAAATCATTACCGGATGTTTTAATTTGAAATGAGCTGCGGTTACTGGATATGAGGCACGATGTTCTTGTCGCCACTTGATAACCTTGATTTTAAAGGAATAGTCGTAAAATGTCTTCCTTGAATGGTTCTCCAATCCTTGAATTCCAAAAAGTTTAAAGTGAGTGAGCCATTGATGGATAGTCGCACTACCTTTAATACCATACTTTCTCATGAGTAATCGGGACGAAGTTCCCTGAAGATACTCGCTTAATACTTGTTGCTTTATTTTTGCTGAGAACATAGTAAAACCCCCTGAGTTTGGATTTACTCCAACTCAGGGGGTTCACTTTACTCCAGTGTTAAACCGGGAGCCTTTTTTAGTATACCAATTTCTACTTCACATAAGGCGGCTTATCCCAAGTAACCCACATTCACCGCGGTACTTCCACATTCCGTTATTTTTTGATTGTGAACTTGTCCAAAAAAGAAGTGGTATAGGTCTCAGATTGGCTTTAATTGGGGAAAATGAGTTTGTGAAATTCACTGAAATTACGTCTAGGCCATTCCCTTGAAGTTAACTGTCTCATTCTTTGTATTAACCAAAAACTTACCGACACTCCCCTGATACTTCACTGATACTTTAAGAAGCTGTCCAAGATCTATGATTTTTGATATACTTCTATGTAAAAAGCGAGTTTAAGCTATGAAAAATTATCCCAGCAATATTACTCGGCAACAATTTGAATTAATTCGACCAGCTTTAGAAAATTTTCGTAAGCGAACTAAGCCTCGAAAATATGACCTCTACGAGGTCTTCTGTGCGGTCCTATATGTCTTGAAAACCGGTTGCCAATGGCGTCAAGTCCCCGGTGATTTCCCAGAATGGCGGTCAGTTTACAACTATTACAAAATTTGGTCAACTAAAGCTGAGCCTACGGCTGATTCTTTATTGGAACAAGTTTTAAAAAAATTGTCATTGCTCGGCGAACTTACCAAGGACGTTCAGCTTTAACTTCCTTTATTATTTTTGACGCTCTGAGCGTCAAAAACACCGCTACTGCTGAAAACAAAGGTTACGACGCTGGTAAGAAAATCTCGGGGATTAAGCGCCATCTGGCAGTTGATATCAATGGCTTTCCGCAGGCCATTCACATGACGCGAGCGAACGTCTCTGATCGAGACGGGGCCAGTGCAATGATCGCTTTACATGCCATGCATTTACGCCAGGTTCAAAATGTCTTAGTTGATGGTGGTTATTCAGGCGTTAATTTTCAGCTCGATGTAGCCAGTAATTTAAACGCAACCGTGCAGGTTGCGAAGCGCAATGAGTTGCATCGATTCGAAGTTATGCCCCAACGTTGGGTAGTCGAACGATCTTTTAGTTGGCTAGAGAATTGTCGGCGACTTTGGAAAAATTGTGAGCGTCAATTAACCACCAGTCTGCAAATGGTCATTTTAGCGTTTTTAGCACTATTACTTAAGAGATTTTAGACAGCTTCTAAAGGAATACTTGTAATTTACCCGAGTGTATCGAATACTACTAATTCTCCCCCGATACCCTTGCTTATGCAAAACTCTTTTTACTTGATCTCTCTGCTGATTGGTAATTCTTGCAGAACTCCGATAGATTGTCTTCTTAACGATCACATCTGGATTCAATGGAACAATGTAATCCTTACATTCCAACAATTCCACCAACTTTCTTTTTTCTTTGGAATTTGACTTGACGGGTTACGGTTTTCCATTCAGTTTAGAGGGAGTGACGTTTTGAGCGCAGAATTGTTCCCTGGAATCAGCTATTTGGAATAACTGAACCAGAGTGCAATTCTACGCTAAGGTTTCCCCCTAGTTCGTCGGTCGTTAACGCCCGTCGCTTGTCTGTACAATTGCGGTATTGCTACCACCACTCATTATAAACCTACGTTTTCGGTTTAACCTACTAAAAAACGCCCTAGTAGGCGTTGGCAATACGTATTTATGTTTGTTCGATCACCAACTAATCAGTGGCACCAAGCCGAAGCTTCGTTTTACCACCCGCGCCGTTAATGGTCGCGCTCACCATTCACCACCCAGCCGTACAGATAGCCTTGTTGTGGTATAGCCAGACTTATTGAAGTCGCCCTGGCAAACGTGTCCCCTTGGATTTAGACCCCAGCTTGTCCCCTAGGGCTTTAAAAATCGCACCGGCCATGATATAATAGTCATTAAATAAGTTGACTTTTATGTGGCGCTCACCGATTCCCGTCGGTGGGTGTTTTTTTATGTTCTATTTTATGTAACCAATATTACTCGTTGTTTGGTGATAAATCAACATTTCTTTTTATGTATCCTTGTATCCTTGTATCCTTGTATATTCATATCCTTGTATCTAAGTATCCTTGTATCCTTGTATCTAAGTATATTAGGATACTTGCAGTCAATCTTAATTTAACGGCTTTTGAGAAGAAATGTATCCTTGTATCCTTGTATCCAAGTATCTTTGTATGTTATCATCCTTGTATCCAAGTATCCTTGTATATTAGGATACTTAATTGGAGGTCAGTATAATGGGTGAAGTAATTACTTTTGGAAATTTTAAAGGTGGCACCGGTAAAACAACAAATGCCACGCTTGCATGCCTGGCACTAGCTCGTACTGGTAAAAAAACGCTATTAATTGATTTCGATCCTCAAGCAAACGCTACAGATATTTACTTTAAAACCGCGGCTAATTTAGGCCACGATGATATTAAATTTAATCAAACCTTGCTTGCATCAATCCAAGAAGAGGACTTATCAAGATCGTTGGTTACTTTGGATAAAAACATTGACTTTATTCCATCAAGCGCAGATTTTTCATTGTACCCACGGATTATGGAAAAAAAGTTTAAAAATAATTATAAAGATAGAGTTACATATTTTAGCAAGCTACTTGCTTCACTAAAAGAAAAATATGATTTTGTGGTATTTGATTTGCCACCGACTATTTCCTTAATTTCTGATAGCGCCTTATACGCTTCAGATTGGGTTCTGATTATCCTTCAAACTCAAGAGCACAGTCTTCAGGGTGCCGAATCGTTTCTAAAATATATACAGGAACAGGTAATCGATGAATACGAAGCACCTAGTTTGAATTTACTCGGTATACTTCCTGTGCTATTAAAGAATGGGGCGCCTGTTGATCACAGCACATTAGAAGTAGCAGAAGAAGAATTTGGGAAAGAAAACATGTTAAAAACCCTAATTCGTAATATGGAAAGAATCAAAAGATATTCAATCAGAGGTGTATTTCTAAAAGATCAGTTCGATAAAAAAATAATTAGATTATACGATTCTGTGGCACAAGAAATCATTGAAAGGGCGGACTAGCATGGTGGAACTTTTACACAATCCTAAATCAAATAAAAGCAAAATAATTCCTAGAAAATCGGCGCCCCAGCCCCAAAAAGAAATTTCCATATCTTCTCTAAACGAATCAAACAAAACGAAGTCTAAACAAATAGATGGTGTTACTTTTGATACTACACTCAGAATTGACAATCATCTAAAAAACTTTATGAAAGCTATGGTAATTTTAGGGTATAGCTCAACTCAACAAAACGGATTAGCCCAATTACAAAAAACTTTTTTTGAATCGTTAACTGAGTCTGAACAAAATACGCTTACGACTCAAATACAGACTTTGGAAACCGGCGATGCTAACAAAGTAAAAAGTAAATAATCACGTGCTCTCAGACGACACGTTCACCTTTTAGATGTATACTTGTCCGTTTAAATTAAGCAGAATGCACACAAAAAAGTCCTCTATTATGCGGAATAGAGGGCTTTTCTGAAATCATTACATACAGGCTTTGCTTAGGAGCGTTGCTTGTGTCCATTTAGGACATACACAATCATATAACAATCAATGCTGTCACTTAACTTACTCAAAAAATCCACCCACCTCGTGATGAGATGAGTGGATTTTTGGTTGTGTGTACATTCAATTTATTCATTAATTTATATGGCAAATTACAAGTTTAATCCGAACAAGCCCGGAATCTTTCAATGGCAGTCTGTTGATGATGTATTTTTAATGGTCGTTGATTAATTAGTTCAAGTGCTGCTAGGATCTCATCAGTCGTTACTTGGCTAAAATTGGTCTTTTTCGGGAAGAACCAGCGTAACCGTCTATTAAAATATTCATTGGAACCTCGCTCCCATGGTGAATATGGATGGCAAAAATAAACTTTGATCTGATAATCCTGTTCTAAGGCCTGATAATTGGCAAACTCTTTACCATGATCAACAGTAATGGATTTTACTTGGGGACCGAAGGCCCCCATAAACTTGCCAAAGGCGGTGTTTAGAGCCTTAGCCGTTCTATTAGGGGCTTTGATGGCCCATAGAAGTCGGGTCTTACGTTCTACGAATGTAACCAGACATGATCGTGACTCACTTCGACTAGAAAGCACCGTATCTACTTCCCAATAACCAAAAGCTAACCGTTGATTAACAGTTGTTGGCCGTTGTTCGATGGAAGTCCCACTTGTAAATTTCCCACGATTTTCGCTCACTCGGTGCTGGCGGACATTCCGATTGGGTAGATCAGTCAATTTGAAGGGGAGCCAGCCACGATTAAGCCAATTATAAATTGACGCAGTGCTCAAGTTATAAGCGGCCGCAATGGTTTCTGGTGACCAGGTTAATCGTAAGTGATTGGTAATTAAAGTCGCTAATGCTGCCGTCAGCATCGAACGACGACCGCAATTCCGCCTTTTGCGATCTGCATCTTGCTGAGCTAATTCTGGATCATAAGGTTTAACCCGGTCCAACTCATAGCTAATCGTAGCTTTGGCGACGCCTAAGGCGTCAGCCATTACTTGGTAAGATTTATTCCCCTCATTGACCAGTTGTGCTAGTGCGCCACGTTGAAAACGTGATAAAGTAGATGTACCCAAAGTAATCACTCCCTATATTGGTTGGAATTAGCTACTACCATTGTAAGTGATTGCTTTGGGCTTTTTAATTTCTGTTCGGATTAATTATAGAATTTGCCATATTTAGGAATATAAGGACCAAATTGTTTAACAAATGAGGTATTTATCCAAATTAGTTTGAATAAATTGGTATTACTATTAAGCAACAGGCGCCAAAATTATTGAATATTAGAATTAATTCTAATATTTACTCTATAAGCTGTTGGAGATATTCCAACGTAATGCTTGAAAATCCGCATAAAATAATTAGGGTTATTAAAAGCTAAAGTGTAGGCGATCTCAGAAATATTTACAGAACTATTTATTAGCATATATTGAGCAGCTTTAACTTTTTGGATATTAATATATGAGCTGATTGTTTGATTATATTTTTTCTTGAATGCATGCGCCAAAGAACTTTTAGAACAGCCTAAATTTTGAGCTAAAATTGTTAAAGATAACTTTTGATTAATATGATTTTTAATATAAGATGAACATTTTTCAGGAATTAATAAAGCAGATTCATCTTTTGTTTTTTGAATTTCTTTAAAGCAACGAATAGCCACTTGTTTCATCCAAATTTCAAAGGGGGGAATATCTTTCTTGAACTCAATTGTCCCTAAAATGTCATCCTGTATTTTAAGAGCAACATCTATTAGTACTTGTCCACTTTCAATAACGTTACTCATTAATAAGCTTACAAAACGAATCATAACGTCCTTTTCTCCTCGAGCATAGTTATTTTGTTCGAATATCGTACCCATATATTGAGTCAATGTTAATTTATCTAAAGCCTTATTAAATTGATTAAAATTAAGATTCTTAATGGTTTTAAAAATCGTTTGTTCATTTTTAAATTTAGCAGTTAAGTCTATTTTGGAATTAAAATCTACTTTCTTTTGAGCAGTAGGTATTTTTTTTACACACGTTTTCCAATTAGGCTTTTTCTTATTAGTAAACAATTGATAAGCCAAGGAGCTCAATGAATTAAGATTATCAACAAATTTAGCGATTTCACGATAATCTCGTGGAATATTAGTTGTATTAATATGTGGGATTATAAGTAATTGACGAATTTTATCGATTGGAATGATTGTGACATAAAAATTATTTAGATTAACAATAGTTAAAGTATTGGGAACTTGAAGCTGGAGCGCTTCTTTAGCTAATTCTGTCATATTAAAAGCATTATTATCAGAAATTAGGGAAATATCAGTTCCATCGGAAAAATAAAAATCCACTGATGCTACATTACCTAATAAGGAAAACAGTTCTTTTTTCATAAATTTGGCCTCAATCAAATATACAAAATAGTATAGTTATTTGCAAAATAATATAGTTAATTTTGTCACTGTTAATTATATACTTACCCTTAGGCATGAACAATTAATTATTGAAAAGGGACTTGTTTTATGGAAAAACGACATTACAAGATGTATAAAGATGGCAAAAAATGGGTCTTTGCAGCAGTTACTGTGATTGCTTTAGGGGTTGGGTTAAGTGAAAGTACATATGTTGTAAAAGCAGATAGTACTGTGACTATTGCATCAACTGATGATTCAGTAAATACTGGCTCTGCCAGCAAGAATCCTACTGTACCTGTCACATCAACTGATGATTCAGTAAATACTGGCTCTGCCAGCAAGAATCCTACTGTACCTGTCATATCAACTGATGATTCAGTAAATACTGGCTCTGCCAGCAAGAATCCTACTGTACCTGTCATATCAACTGATGATTCAGTAAATACTGGCTCTGCCAGCAAGAATCCTACTGTACCTGTCACATCAGCTAATGATTCAGTAAATACTGGCTCTGCCAGCAAGAATCCTACTGTACCTGTCACATCAACTGATGATTCAGTAAATACTGGTGCCGCCAGCAAGAAAACTAATTTACCTGCTACCTCAACTGATAATTCAAAAAAAATTAAATCTTCACTTGTTATCAATCATTTAGAAGAGAAAGGCAATCTTGAAAAATTGGCCTTATCATCTGATAGTGTCCAACCAGCTACTTCCATTAGTGATGATACTTATTTAAAAAATTTAGGAATTGATATTAACGACCTAAATACTAACAGTGTTTTAAAATTAGCTTCTTTGTTCCATATTTTTGCAAATCAAGCTAGTTTATCAGCGGATACTAATGGTAATTTAGCTGTTAAAATTTTAAATGGCTCTAACGATTTTGGTACACGTGGTGATTCATACAATTTAACTAGCGGTGATATTTATTACATTCAACAACTGGCCAAAGAGCTTCAAAATAACGCTTTTAGAAATAAAACATTTAATCATGTAGTATTAGGTAAAGATGTTAGTGTATCAATTGAAAATAACAAGGTCTTGATCAATGGTATCACTATGGATAATTTAAAACCTGAAGATGTTTATCAAGATACCAATGGGCAGACCTATATTGATTTTAGTGATGTATTTCAGCAACTAGTAAAGGCATCCACCAGTTATGCTAGTACTCCTCAGTCAAAAGGTGTTATTTCAAATTATGATGACATGAATAATCGCTATGTTGATGTTTCGAAAGTAGCAACTGGAACACAAATTATTTATGTAAATGTTCCATTCAAATATTTGAGTGCTTCTCAGCCGATTACAATCAAGGGAATATCTCATTTAGAAAATGGCCCCACTATCGTCATTAACGTTACTGATATTCCAAATGGTGATCAAAATATTTCTACACAAGTTCAATTATATTATGATGATGGAACGAATTCTCTACCCAGCAGTGAAGAGCATTCAGAGCCTAACCATGTATTATGGAACTTAGGTACCGGTGAACAAGTCTTCAATTTCAGCAGTGGTCGGTTTATGGGAAGCGTTTTAGCACCTAATGCGACTATTAATGCTGGAGTTAACATTGATGGGAATATTGTTGCTAATATCGTTAATATAACCGGCGGTGAATCGCACAGATGGGATATTCATCCACAACCGACACAGCCAACTCAACCGACGCAGCCAACTCAACCGACACAGCCAACTCAACCGACACAGCCAACTCAACCGACGCAGCCAACTCAACCGACACAGCCAACTCAACCGACACAGCCAACTCAACCGACACAGCCAACTCAACCGACACAGCCAACTCAACCGAC
This window contains:
- a CDS encoding IS5 family transposase (programmed frameshift), whose product is MKNYPSNITRQQFELIRPALENFRKRTKPRKYDLYEVFCAVLYVLKTGCQWRQVPGDFPEWRSVYNYYKIWSTKAEPTADSLLEQVFKKIVIARRTYQGRSALTSFIIFDALSVKNTATAENKGYDAGKKISGIKRHLAVDINGFPQAIHMTRANVSDRDGASAMIALHAMHLRQVQNVLVDGGYSGVNFQLDVASNLNATVQVAKRNELHRFEVMPQRWVVERSFSWLENCRRLWKNCERQLTTSLQMVILAFLALLLKRF
- a CDS encoding ParA family protein, with amino-acid sequence MGEVITFGNFKGGTGKTTNATLACLALARTGKKTLLIDFDPQANATDIYFKTAANLGHDDIKFNQTLLASIQEEDLSRSLVTLDKNIDFIPSSADFSLYPRIMEKKFKNNYKDRVTYFSKLLASLKEKYDFVVFDLPPTISLISDSALYASDWVLIILQTQEHSLQGAESFLKYIQEQVIDEYEAPSLNLLGILPVLLKNGAPVDHSTLEVAEEEFGKENMLKTLIRNMERIKRYSIRGVFLKDQFDKKIIRLYDSVAQEIIERAD
- a CDS encoding DUF5388 domain-containing protein, which codes for MVELLHNPKSNKSKIIPRKSAPQPQKEISISSLNESNKTKSKQIDGVTFDTTLRIDNHLKNFMKAMVILGYSSTQQNGLAQLQKTFFESLTESEQNTLTTQIQTLETGDANKVKSK
- a CDS encoding IS30-like element ISLsa1 family transposase; protein product: MGTSTLSRFQRGALAQLVNEGNKSYQVMADALGVAKATISYELDRVKPYDPELAQQDADRKRRNCGRRSMLTAALATLITNHLRLTWSPETIAAAYNLSTASIYNWLNRGWLPFKLTDLPNRNVRQHRVSENRGKFTSGTSIEQRPTTVNQRLAFGYWEVDTVLSSRSESRSCLVTFVERKTRLLWAIKAPNRTAKALNTAFGKFMGAFGPQVKSITVDHGKEFANYQALEQDYQIKVYFCHPYSPWERGSNEYFNRRLRWFFPKKTNFSQVTTDEILAALELINQRPLKIHHQQTAIERFRACSD
- a CDS encoding helix-turn-helix domain-containing protein → MFSAKIKQQVLSEYLQGTSSRLLMRKYGIKGSATIHQWLTHFKLFGIQGLENHSRKTFYDYSFKIKVIKWRQEHRASYPVTAAHFKLKHPVMIWDWERKLIEGRLKPFKGRSLKMTDKAKQSKTLKQLQEENELLRIRVAYLEKLEALAQKKSQTKRKPS
- a CDS encoding IS3 family transposase, whose protein sequence is MSNQEKAQLITELRRKFNVKLVAVLKAVRMSSSSYHDARHRKYQTNSSTLVDEIRSIRLNNPDYGYRTVTLALKNKGIQANHKAVLRIMRENNLLCQAFNRRTKKYNSYKGTVGKIAHNRLQRRFKTDRPFQKVVTDVTEVRWGEQTINERAYFTAYIDLYNGEIIEWAIDRKPTVDFVTCPLKRLLAKRPDLPYRMTIHSDQGFQYQNFRYVNILQQAHVFQSMSRKATCLDNAVAESIFHILKVGTVHNHQYRSYKELESSITNYVDYYNHRRIKAKLAGMSPVKYREHTSQLVA
- a CDS encoding AraC family transcriptional regulator, which produces MKKELFSLLGNVASVDFYFSDGTDISLISDNNAFNMTELAKEALQLQVPNTLTIVNLNNFYVTIIPIDKIRQLLIIPHINTTNIPRDYREIAKFVDNLNSLSSLAYQLFTNKKKPNWKTCVKKIPTAQKKVDFNSKIDLTAKFKNEQTIFKTIKNLNFNQFNKALDKLTLTQYMGTIFEQNNYARGEKDVMIRFVSLLMSNVIESGQVLIDVALKIQDDILGTIEFKKDIPPFEIWMKQVAIRCFKEIQKTKDESALLIPEKCSSYIKNHINQKLSLTILAQNLGCSKSSLAHAFKKKYNQTISSYINIQKVKAAQYMLINSSVNISEIAYTLAFNNPNYFMRIFKHYVGISPTAYRVNIRINSNIQ
- a CDS encoding collagen-binding domain-containing protein, which translates into the protein MEKRHYKMYKDGKKWVFAAVTVIALGVGLSESTYVVKADSTVTIASTDDSVNTGSASKNPTVPVTSTDDSVNTGSASKNPTVPVISTDDSVNTGSASKNPTVPVISTDDSVNTGSASKNPTVPVTSANDSVNTGSASKNPTVPVTSTDDSVNTGAASKKTNLPATSTDNSKKIKSSLVINHLEEKGNLEKLALSSDSVQPATSISDDTYLKNLGIDINDLNTNSVLKLASLFHIFANQASLSADTNGNLAVKILNGSNDFGTRGDSYNLTSGDIYYIQQLAKELQNNAFRNKTFNHVVLGKDVSVSIENNKVLINGITMDNLKPEDVYQDTNGQTYIDFSDVFQQLVKASTSYASTPQSKGVISNYDDMNNRYVDVSKVATGTQIIYVNVPFKYLSASQPITIKGISHLENGPTIVINVTDIPNGDQNISTQVQLYYDDGTNSLPSSEEHSEPNHVLWNLGTGEQVFNFSSGRFMGSVLAPNATINAGVNIDGNIVANIVNITGGESHRWDIHPQPTQPTQPTQPTQPTQPTQPTQPTQPTQPTQPTQPTQPTQPTQPTQPTQPTQPTQPTQPTQPTQPTQPTQPTQPTQPTQLIKTNVNEKKTVSLVNDKEKNPSKNREALPQTSEKSESSVSALGVLLLALGSLTSWLTFRKKWKD